In the genome of Leptospira inadai serovar Lyme str. 10, one region contains:
- a CDS encoding alpha/beta hydrolase — MLWQKFETIAARSLMALPNEVLRAFGDDIKRERVLDPKIRAALLLAKIKPRLEDLSPVQARTIFEYIVTLFDLPKADIARVEDFTIAGVSGRVRVRLYSPSGRSELIPCLIYYHGGGFVIGGLETHDNALRYLSRLTGCAILAVDYRLAPEHVFPASWEDAYSAYKWARSSGKAVGLDPKKVAVGGDSAGGNLAISISTRTKKDKISSPIFQILFYPWIDLSQERKSIEEFGKGYALTRDLLRYFKKHSFSNANDCLNSLVTPLRLSSFSGTPPTYIQIAGFDPLQDENFAYVDLLRKANVGVEAKVYGELIHGYVNLAGKIPAAREPLMDAAVWIRKGFKLKSE; from the coding sequence GTGCTTTGGCAAAAGTTTGAGACGATAGCGGCAAGGTCCTTGATGGCATTGCCGAATGAAGTACTTCGGGCCTTCGGGGATGACATTAAAAGGGAGCGGGTCTTAGATCCGAAAATCAGAGCGGCCTTATTACTAGCCAAAATCAAACCGAGGCTAGAAGATCTCTCGCCCGTTCAGGCAAGAACGATATTCGAATATATCGTAACCCTCTTCGACCTCCCGAAGGCAGATATCGCTCGTGTCGAGGATTTTACGATTGCGGGAGTTTCGGGTAGGGTCAGGGTCCGTTTGTATTCTCCCAGCGGTCGTTCCGAACTTATCCCCTGCCTTATCTATTATCATGGCGGAGGTTTCGTTATCGGAGGTCTAGAAACCCATGACAATGCATTGCGATACCTAAGTCGTTTAACAGGCTGTGCTATTCTCGCCGTCGATTATAGACTCGCTCCCGAACACGTATTTCCGGCCTCTTGGGAAGACGCCTATTCGGCTTATAAATGGGCTCGTAGCAGCGGGAAAGCCGTAGGATTGGATCCGAAGAAAGTCGCAGTCGGCGGAGATTCTGCAGGCGGGAATTTAGCTATTTCGATCTCGACGAGGACAAAAAAAGACAAGATCAGTTCTCCTATTTTTCAAATTTTATTTTATCCTTGGATAGATCTCTCGCAAGAGAGAAAGAGCATCGAAGAATTCGGAAAAGGTTATGCTTTGACCAGGGATCTTCTCAGATATTTTAAAAAACATAGCTTCTCAAATGCCAACGATTGCTTAAACTCGCTCGTAACTCCACTCAGGCTGTCTTCTTTCTCCGGAACTCCTCCCACTTATATTCAAATTGCCGGGTTTGATCCGCTCCAAGACGAGAATTTTGCCTATGTCGATTTATTAAGAAAAGCCAATGTTGGAGTCGAGGCAAAAGTTTACGGGGAACTGATCCACGGCTATGTAAATTTAGCCGGAAAGATTCCCGCCGCGAGAGAACCTCTGATGGATGCTGCGGTTTGGATTCGAAAAGGTTTCAAATTGAAATCAGAATAA
- a CDS encoding DNA-3-methyladenine glycosylase I, which translates to MDKPKSYCSYIRSLGPNEAMEHEIYHDSEYGFPLETDDELFGRLILEINQAGLSWTTILKKKENFYEAYHKFSVEKVSKYKQKDVDRLLSNPGIIRNKLKIEAAIHNANVIRSIQKQFGSFSSWLDSHHPKSREEWTKLFKKTFKFTGGEIVNEFLLSTGYLSGAHDPDCPTAKKIFKLKPAWTRAKRSNMKS; encoded by the coding sequence ATGGATAAGCCTAAAAGCTATTGTTCGTATATCCGTTCTCTAGGACCGAATGAGGCGATGGAACACGAGATCTATCATGACTCAGAGTACGGGTTTCCGCTGGAAACCGACGACGAACTTTTCGGTCGTCTAATCCTCGAAATAAATCAAGCCGGATTGTCATGGACCACGATTTTAAAGAAGAAGGAAAATTTTTACGAGGCGTATCATAAATTTTCCGTGGAAAAGGTATCCAAATATAAGCAAAAAGACGTCGATCGATTGCTTTCGAATCCCGGAATCATTAGAAACAAGCTTAAAATAGAGGCCGCTATACATAATGCAAATGTAATTCGATCCATTCAAAAGCAGTTCGGAAGTTTTTCTTCCTGGTTAGATTCTCACCATCCTAAGTCGCGAGAGGAGTGGACTAAGCTATTTAAGAAAACTTTTAAATTCACAGGAGGGGAAATCGTAAATGAATTTCTTTTGAGCACCGGTTATCTTTCCGGAGCCCATGATCCGGATTGCCCGACGGCGAAAAAGATTTTCAAACTTAAACCCGCTTGGACTAGAGCTAAACGATCGAACATGAAATCATAA
- a CDS encoding flavin-containing monooxygenase: MVDLPKVCVIGAGSSGITVCKSLQDKGIPYHCYEKGSDIGGNWRYNNDNGISNIYKSLHINTHRDRMEYRDYPMPPWYPEYPNHEPIQKYFLDYVSHFGLRKNISFKDGVAKVEPQEDGTYLVTTEKGQKKYYDAIIVANGHHWSPRWPEPNFPGKFNGKIIHSHDYVDPEHPIQLVGKRVVVLGMGNSAMDISVELSRPGVCKKVFLCSRRGAWVIPNYLFGKPLDKSTQLIPPGTPFWLKRTVLGFILKLGVGKMEDFGLPKPDHNPGEAHPTISQDILVRLGRGDIIYKPVIQEFKGSKIRFADNSEEEIDVVIYCTGYNVKFPFFDPNFIDVQDNHLPLFHRTFKPGLNNLFFIGLYQPLGAIMPLAEFQGKWIAEYLAGNYQLPSVPEMQKQISKYEDAMRKRYVASARHTMQVDFEDFLYYMQKELKSGKVRASKAGNRLPIEAKARHKSSSKSDHLNGNDHKVLGRNKKGALAKV, translated from the coding sequence ATGGTGGATTTACCTAAGGTTTGTGTGATTGGTGCCGGTTCTAGCGGAATTACGGTTTGCAAATCTTTACAAGATAAAGGAATTCCTTACCACTGCTATGAAAAAGGAAGCGATATCGGCGGTAATTGGCGCTACAATAACGATAACGGAATAAGCAATATCTATAAATCTTTACATATTAATACTCATCGAGATCGCATGGAATATCGCGATTATCCGATGCCTCCTTGGTACCCGGAATATCCCAACCATGAGCCGATACAAAAGTACTTTCTAGACTATGTGAGCCATTTCGGCCTTCGGAAAAACATCTCGTTCAAAGACGGCGTTGCGAAAGTCGAGCCGCAGGAGGACGGAACATATCTAGTCACCACTGAGAAAGGGCAAAAAAAATATTACGATGCAATAATAGTCGCCAATGGACATCATTGGTCGCCGCGTTGGCCCGAGCCGAACTTTCCCGGAAAGTTTAACGGTAAGATTATACATTCCCATGATTACGTGGATCCCGAGCATCCGATTCAACTAGTAGGTAAGAGAGTTGTCGTTCTGGGAATGGGAAATAGCGCGATGGATATTTCCGTCGAATTGAGCCGCCCCGGAGTATGTAAGAAAGTTTTTCTGTGCTCCAGGAGAGGCGCGTGGGTAATTCCTAATTATCTATTTGGAAAGCCTCTGGATAAATCCACACAACTAATTCCTCCCGGAACGCCCTTCTGGCTAAAAAGGACGGTACTAGGATTTATCCTAAAATTGGGAGTCGGTAAAATGGAAGATTTTGGACTGCCAAAGCCGGATCATAATCCGGGAGAGGCGCACCCTACCATCTCTCAAGATATTCTAGTCAGACTAGGCAGAGGAGATATCATATATAAACCCGTAATCCAGGAGTTTAAAGGAAGTAAGATCAGATTCGCCGATAATTCCGAAGAGGAAATCGATGTCGTGATTTATTGCACCGGTTATAACGTTAAATTTCCGTTCTTCGACCCGAATTTTATCGACGTTCAAGACAATCATTTACCTCTCTTTCATAGAACATTCAAGCCCGGATTGAATAATTTATTCTTTATCGGACTCTATCAACCTCTCGGTGCAATTATGCCGTTAGCCGAATTCCAAGGAAAATGGATCGCCGAATACCTTGCGGGAAATTATCAGCTTCCTAGCGTTCCAGAAATGCAAAAACAAATTAGTAAGTACGAAGACGCAATGAGAAAGCGATATGTAGCGTCCGCAAGGCATACAATGCAGGTTGATTTTGAAGATTTTCTCTACTATATGCAAAAAGAATTGAAATCCGGTAAAGTCCGTGCATCAAAAGCTGGAAATCGACTCCCGATAGAGGCGAAAGCCCGACATAAGAGTTCGTCGAAGTCGGATCATTTAAACGGAAACGATCATAAGGTTTTAGGAAGAAATAAAAAAGGTGCTTTGGCAAAAGTTTGA
- a CDS encoding NAD-dependent succinate-semialdehyde dehydrogenase: MNHPNLASSSLFRTSCFYAGHWNAWPNTIPVFDPATETEIGTIPDLPREEVKRAIDFAELEQKKWSKTTGKERARLLRAWADLMILHKEDLAKIMTWEQGKPLSESRGEIDYAASFLEWFGEEAKRTYGDIIPTHRKELRLLAWKEPVGVSGILTPWNFPSAMITRKAGPALAAGCVVIAKPSELTPFSALALVALAQEAGFPAGAIQVVTGQPEPIADEFLENPIVRKISFTGSTRVGKILLEKAARSVKRVSLELGGNAPFIVFADANLKEAVKGAVLSKFRNTGQTCVCTNRILVEASIAAEFSKLLAEETSKLKVGNGFEEDIKQGPLINSAALIKMRKHVEDALARGGKLLLGGKPHKLGGNFHEPTVISNVSESSLCFQEETFGPLAPVLHFETEEEALRIVNSSKVGLASYLYTTDPARIWRVSESIEAGMVSVNEGLLSTEQVPFGGIKESGIGREGSKYGIEEYQELKYICWGGQV, from the coding sequence ATGAATCATCCGAATCTCGCCTCATCCTCGTTATTTAGAACTTCCTGTTTTTATGCAGGTCATTGGAATGCCTGGCCGAATACGATTCCGGTATTCGATCCGGCAACGGAAACCGAGATAGGGACTATTCCGGATCTGCCACGGGAGGAAGTTAAAAGGGCTATAGACTTTGCGGAACTGGAGCAAAAAAAATGGTCCAAGACTACCGGCAAAGAACGAGCGAGGCTCCTGCGTGCCTGGGCCGATCTGATGATTCTTCATAAGGAAGATCTGGCCAAAATCATGACGTGGGAACAGGGGAAGCCTCTATCCGAATCGAGAGGAGAAATCGACTACGCGGCTTCGTTCTTGGAATGGTTCGGTGAAGAGGCAAAGAGAACGTACGGAGATATAATCCCTACTCATCGTAAAGAGCTTCGTCTTCTCGCTTGGAAAGAGCCTGTCGGCGTCTCGGGAATTTTGACTCCTTGGAATTTTCCGAGCGCAATGATTACTAGAAAAGCCGGCCCGGCGCTTGCCGCCGGATGCGTAGTCATCGCAAAGCCGTCCGAACTTACTCCGTTTTCCGCATTGGCACTGGTTGCTCTCGCCCAAGAAGCCGGTTTTCCGGCGGGTGCCATTCAAGTCGTGACAGGTCAGCCGGAACCTATCGCGGACGAATTCTTGGAAAATCCGATCGTGCGTAAGATCAGTTTTACGGGTTCTACGAGAGTGGGAAAAATTCTATTAGAAAAGGCCGCACGGAGTGTAAAAAGGGTCTCGTTAGAACTTGGAGGAAATGCGCCGTTCATCGTTTTTGCCGACGCCAATTTAAAGGAAGCAGTTAAAGGGGCCGTTCTCTCTAAATTCAGAAACACGGGACAGACCTGCGTTTGCACAAATCGAATTTTAGTGGAAGCTTCCATTGCGGCGGAATTTTCTAAACTTCTTGCGGAGGAAACGAGCAAATTAAAGGTAGGGAACGGCTTTGAGGAAGATATAAAACAGGGTCCTCTCATTAACTCCGCAGCTCTGATAAAAATGCGTAAGCATGTTGAGGACGCTTTGGCGCGTGGAGGCAAATTGCTATTAGGCGGAAAGCCTCATAAATTAGGCGGTAATTTTCATGAACCTACGGTCATTTCGAATGTTTCCGAATCATCTCTTTGTTTCCAGGAGGAGACTTTCGGACCTCTTGCACCCGTATTGCATTTTGAAACGGAAGAGGAAGCGTTAAGGATCGTCAATTCCAGTAAAGTCGGCTTAGCGTCTTACTTGTACACGACGGACCCTGCCAGAATTTGGCGGGTTAGTGAGTCGATCGAGGCCGGAATGGTTTCGGTAAACGAAGGTTTGCTGTCAACCGAACAAGTTCCGTTTGGCGGTATAAAAGAGTCGGGTATAGGAAGAGAAGGTTCGAAATACGGAATAGAAGAATACCAGGAGCTGAAATATATTTGCTGGGGTGGGCAGGTCTAG